A genomic segment from Antedon mediterranea chromosome 6, ecAntMedi1.1, whole genome shotgun sequence encodes:
- the LOC140051388 gene encoding E3 ubiquitin-protein ligase MARCHF8-like: MPVHQISVAPLASEESIPSSLQVSKDESPVENSYKVTSPLSRSLTGSVPLISDKGSLSGGVTLLSPKRSMSEGVNNISDKINDVVETDEVKDESLDSKFIDSDKLYEQASTETWYTPPTGMSRESSCNPSHCPSHAQSMVSLASSQGDICRICHCGSEEDSQLIMPCICTGSLKFVHQHCLHQWIKGSNAKDCELCHYAYRMYSKLKPVGKWESLEMSANEKRKILCSVAFHFIAITCVVWSLYVLIERTTDEIEKGNLEWPFWTKLVVVAIGFTGGVVFMYIQCKVYLQLWKRLKAYNRVIYVQDCPMEDRLRYKLNYANETAVNIDSQVLS; encoded by the exons AGTTATAAAGTGACCAGTCCTCTATCAAGATCCTTAACAGGGAGTGTGCCCCTCATAAGTGACAAAGGCTCATTGTCTGGTGGGGTCACTCTCTTAAGTCCAAAGCGGTCAATGTCTGAAGGGGTAAACAATATAAGTGACAAAATCAATGATGTTGTGGAAACTGACGAAGTTAAAGATGAAAGTCTGGACAGTAAATTCATAGACTCTGATAAACTGTATGAACAAGCATCCACCGAAACATGGTACACGCCCCCGACTGGGATGTCCAGAGAATCGTCGTGTAATCCATCTCATTGTCCATCACACGCTCAGTCGATGGTTTCTCTAGCGTCCAGTCAAGGTGACATCTGTCGGATATGTCATTGCGGTTCAGAAGAAGACTCGCAACTCATAATGCCATGCATTTGTACAGGGAGTTTAAAGTTTGTTCATCAGCATTGTTTACATCAATGGATCAAAGGCTCAAACGCAAAGGATTGTGAGTTATGTCATTATGCATATCGCATGTACTCAAAATTAAAGCCAGTTGGCAAG TGGGAAAGTCTGGAGATGTCTGccaatgaaaaaagaaaaattctTTGTTCGGTTGCCTTCCATTTCATAGCAATAACGTGTGTTGTCTGGTCACTATACGTACTGATAGAAAGAACAACAGACGAGATAGAGAAGGGTAACTTAGAATGGCCTTTCTGGACCAAACTAGTGGTTGTTGCAATTGGTTTCACTGGAGGAGTTGTCTTCATGTACATACAATGTAAAGTATATTTACAACTGTGGAAACGGTTAAAAGCATACAACCGTGTAATATACGTTCAAGATTGTCCGATGGAAGATAGGTTAcgttacaaattaaattatgcGAATGAGACTGCGGTGAACATTGATTCGCAAGTTTTAAGTTAA